In Aegilops tauschii subsp. strangulata cultivar AL8/78 chromosome 3, Aet v6.0, whole genome shotgun sequence, one genomic interval encodes:
- the LOC109737041 gene encoding F-box protein At5g49610-like produces MAKASRVGTTPSLCSLLDDIVIWEILVRLPPKALLRCRAVCRAWHSLTSTRDFLLAHHACQPALPLLNNGDYVDLINDSIDICCFNNRAGLAAPSQLQSVALLNLADGFAFSYLVASCDGLLIFCNDDVDFFICNPTTRQYAPLLLPTDRRWTLLGMYPHIPTGEHRLLLHSYKRYLANELAPQFACHVLSLGSGQPARRIGWPVEIMPEFDPHVLFRGNLHWFPSHDDRESKMITVFDTTSESFQEMRAPVVTDYTHLFEIDDKIGMATMDFKTTIDIWMLQDYEREVWAFNCRIELPIAEIRGALRQV; encoded by the coding sequence ATGGCCAAGGCCTCAAGGGTAGGAACGACGCCTTCCCTCTGCAGCCTCCTGGATGATATTGTCATATGGGAGATTCTCGTCCGCCTGCCCCCCAAAGCCCTCCTTCGCTGCCGCGCTGTCTGTCGTGCCTGGCATAGCCTCACCTCCACCCGGGACTTTCTCCTCGCCCACCATGCCTGTCAGCCCGCCCTCCCCCTTCTTAACAACGGTGATTATGTAGACCTCATCAACGACTCCATTGACATCTGCTGCTTCAACAATCGGGCAGGTCTGGCTGCCCCCAGCCAACTCCAATCCGTCGCCTTATTGAACTTGGCCGATGGCTTCGCCTTCTCTTATCTGGTTGCCTCCTGTGATGGCCTCCTCATCTTTTGCAACGACGATGTCGACTTCTTTATATGCAATCCGACAACTCGTCAGTATGCTCCCCTCCTGCTGCCTACGGATCGTAGGTGGACGCTCCTGGGAATGTACCCTCACATCCCTACCGGCGAGCATAGACTACTGCTCCACTCGTACAAGCGTTACCTAGCCAATGAGCTAGCACCTCAATTTGCATGCCACGTCTTATCGTTGGGCTCTGGCCAGCCAGCGAGGCGCATTGGGTGGCCAGTTGAGATTATGCCGGAATTTGACCCACATGTACTATTCCGTGGTAACCTGCATTGGTTCCCGTCGCATGATGACCGTGAAAGCAAGATGATAACGGTGTTTGACACCACATCTGAGTCGTTCCAGGAGATGCGTGCTCCTGTTGTTACTGACTACACTCACCTGTTTGAGATAGACGACAAGATCGGCATGGCCACCATGGATTTTAAGACAACCATTGATATTTGGATGTTGCAAGACTATGAAAGGGAGGTCTGGGCCTTCAATTGCCGGATTGAATTACCTATTGCGGAGATCAGGGGGGCATTGCGACAAGTATGA